The following are from one region of the Penaeus monodon isolate SGIC_2016 chromosome 19, NSTDA_Pmon_1, whole genome shotgun sequence genome:
- the LOC119585198 gene encoding SUN domain-containing ossification factor-like isoform X1: protein MPQMQTSVGPPEVQGLKLVEIEDGQAPAELDLEKSDEASQTPSPDSGPSQPQKVAAKEPKASGNTVQEKVAKETESDSSAGETLEPMEVEGSGFGEVNLEEEEFAPSEELATVAPPPSSTPPPVEPKQLSSSPTNKESIVVRLSNKIKALEYNMSISSQYLEELSRRYKRQMEEMQKQFNLTIAALNATSRQAYERDQEHQRDIKSLEEQLGNVSNILEKLVEERETLAHTVVEQHLLLMVVEVVVLCVVFTICHRRRIADIRQENGALNERRAQTPSEDPESQIGHESRRCNFEDQIPSRVRRRSVDSITRERASRPRRRRPSEEALNISGTYQDLLIIEPAIPILMDSMVDHKKKRKSSSGTLKRSKSNASIVENSTLSSRRAKRIEKLNKSSAGVLFCGDKSESCSTPITPLSSPDSPDISGIPYEPFYNEQDSVFYEMLEEGDPCIPRPFISELEPGGKVLVDTEPVTSKRHSLPCCTNCDSQNKKSGKLSKSISLCSASESNKSGKEKGKKVKKIRKTKDNNVENRYFSSQGLDQDRLNDHDEVFSMTNGTSYDFQGHPNEFYPNGHSSVHFSEDTKINGEHGLFYSYTPNSVYADGYANGIDSHTPLYVGKNFMYTDHDRLLVSERQKVIPKAKTKVKLRSDNWEWYSSQHPGGSSSETVSTCSDSSSRSRKFKKEEGQVPGDVSNTEKKVKKKKSKVRSPVLTKEDAIPERDTGT from the exons ATGCCACAGATGCAAACATCAGTAGGCCCTCCGGAAGTTCAAGGGCTGAAGCTCGTTGAAATAGAGGATGGTCAGGCACCAGCGGAGTTAGACTTGGAGAAATCAGATGAAGCATCCCAGACCCCTTCCCCTGACAGTGGACCAAGTCAGCCCCAAAAGGTAGCAGCCAAAGAACCCAAGGCCAGTGGAAATACAGTTCAGGAGAAGGTGGCAAAGGAGACGGAATCTGACTCCTCTGCAGGGGAAACCCTGGAGCCCATGGAGGTTGAGGGCTCAGGATTTGGAGAGGTAAActtagaggaggaggagtttgCCCCTAGTGAGGAGCTTGCTACAGtggcccctcctccttcctctaccccaCCTCCAGTTGAGCCCAAGCAACTTTCAAGCTCACCAACAAACAAAGAATCAATTGTAGTTCGATTATCTAATAagattaag GCCCTGGAGTACAACATGTCAATCAGCAGTCAGTACCTTGAGGAGTTGAGCAGAAGATACAAGCGACAGATGGAGGAAATGCAGAAGCAGTTTAATCTCACTATCGCTGCCTTGAATGCCACATCCCGCCAGGCCTATGAGCGGGACCAGGAGCACCAGAGGGACATCAAGAGCCTGGAGGAGCAACTTGGGAATGTGAGCAACATCCTGGAAAAGCttgtggaagaaagagagactctGGCACACACAGTAGTGGAGCAACACTTGCTACTCATGGTGGTGGAAGTTGTGGTACTGTGTGTGGTGTTCACTATTTGCCACAGGAGGAGGATTGCTGATATAAGACAGGAAAATGGAGCTTTAAATGAAAGGAGAGCACAA ACCCCAAGTGAAGACCCTGAAAGTCAAATTGGACATGAGAGCAGAAGATGCAATTTTGAAGACCAGATACCCAGTCGAGTGAGAAGACGGTCAGTAGACAGTATCACCAGGGAGAGAGCATCTCGGCCACGTCGACGAAGGCCCAGTGAAGAGGCACTCAATATATCAG GTACATATCAAGACCTTCTCATCATCGAGCCAGCTATCCCTATCTTGATGGATTCAATGGTAGAccacaagaagaagaggaagtcgaGCAGCGGAACACTGAAGAGGTCAAAGTCCAATGCCAGCATAGTGGAAAATTCCACCTTATCCTCCAGGAGAGCAAAACGTATAGAGAAGCTTAACAAGTCAAGTGCAGGAGTACTATTCTGCGGGGACAAAAGTGAGTCATGTTCCACACCCATCACCCCTCTGTCATCTCCAGACTCACCAGATATATCTGGGATaccttatgaaccattctataaTGAACAGGACAGTGTGTTTTATGAAATGTTGGAGGAAGGGGACCCTTGCATTCCGAGGCCTTTTATCAGTGAGTTAGAGCCAGGGGGGAAGGTGTTAGTTGACACAGAGCCAGTAACTTCTAAGAGACATTCTTTACCTTGTTGCACTAACTGTGATAGCCAAAATAAGAAATCTGGTAAACTTTCTAAGTCAATATCTCTATGCAGTGCATCAGAAAGTAAtaagagtgggaaggagaagggcaaaaaggttaaaaagatcAGGAAGACAAAGGATAATAATGTAGAAAATAGGTATTTTAGTTCGCAGGGATTAGATCAAGACAGGCTTAATGATCATGATGAAGTTTTTTCCATGACTAATGGAACATCATATGATTTCCAAGGCCATCCTAATGAATTTTATCCTAATGGACACAGCAGTGTGCACTTCAGCgaagatacaaaaataaatggTGAGCATGGTCTCTTTTACAGTTATACACCAAATAGTGTATATGCAGATGGCTATGCAAATGGCATCGATTCTCATACTCCATTATATGTGGGAAAGAACTTTATGTACACAGATCATGATCGGTTACTTGTGAGTGAAAGACAAAAGGTCATTCCAAAAGCCAAGACAAAGGTAAAGCTCCGGTCAGATAACTGGGAATGGTACTCATCACAACACCCAGGGGGAAGCAGCAGCGAGACAGTGAGCACATGCAGTGACTCCAGCAGTAGGagtcgaaaatttaaaaaagaggaggGGCAGGTGCCAGGGGATGTATCCAACacagagaagaaagtgaagaagaagaagtcaaAGGTGAGATCACCAGTTTTAACAAAGGAAGATGCTATACCAGAAAGAGATACAGGAACCTGA
- the LOC119585198 gene encoding SUN domain-containing ossification factor-like isoform X2, protein MPQMQTSVGPPEVQGLKLVEIEDGQAPAELDLEKSDEASQTPSPDSGPSQPQKVAAKEPKASGNTVQEKVAKETESDSSAGETLEPMEVEGSGFGEVNLEEEEFAPSEELATVAPPPSSTPPPVEPKQLSSSPTNKESIVVRLSNKIKALEYNMSISSQYLEELSRRYKRQMEEMQKQFNLTIAALNATSRQAYERDQEHQRDIKSLEEQLGNVSNILEKLVEERETLAHTVVEQHLLLMVVEVVVLCVVFTICHRRRIADIRQENGALNERRAQTPSEDPESQIGHESRRCNFEDQIPSRVRRRSVDSITRERASRPRRRRPSEEALNISGTYQDLLIIEPAIPILMDSMVDHKKKRKSSSGTLKRSKSNASIVENSTLSSRRAKRIEKLNKSSAGVLFCGDKISYLL, encoded by the exons ATGCCACAGATGCAAACATCAGTAGGCCCTCCGGAAGTTCAAGGGCTGAAGCTCGTTGAAATAGAGGATGGTCAGGCACCAGCGGAGTTAGACTTGGAGAAATCAGATGAAGCATCCCAGACCCCTTCCCCTGACAGTGGACCAAGTCAGCCCCAAAAGGTAGCAGCCAAAGAACCCAAGGCCAGTGGAAATACAGTTCAGGAGAAGGTGGCAAAGGAGACGGAATCTGACTCCTCTGCAGGGGAAACCCTGGAGCCCATGGAGGTTGAGGGCTCAGGATTTGGAGAGGTAAActtagaggaggaggagtttgCCCCTAGTGAGGAGCTTGCTACAGtggcccctcctccttcctctaccccaCCTCCAGTTGAGCCCAAGCAACTTTCAAGCTCACCAACAAACAAAGAATCAATTGTAGTTCGATTATCTAATAagattaag GCCCTGGAGTACAACATGTCAATCAGCAGTCAGTACCTTGAGGAGTTGAGCAGAAGATACAAGCGACAGATGGAGGAAATGCAGAAGCAGTTTAATCTCACTATCGCTGCCTTGAATGCCACATCCCGCCAGGCCTATGAGCGGGACCAGGAGCACCAGAGGGACATCAAGAGCCTGGAGGAGCAACTTGGGAATGTGAGCAACATCCTGGAAAAGCttgtggaagaaagagagactctGGCACACACAGTAGTGGAGCAACACTTGCTACTCATGGTGGTGGAAGTTGTGGTACTGTGTGTGGTGTTCACTATTTGCCACAGGAGGAGGATTGCTGATATAAGACAGGAAAATGGAGCTTTAAATGAAAGGAGAGCACAA ACCCCAAGTGAAGACCCTGAAAGTCAAATTGGACATGAGAGCAGAAGATGCAATTTTGAAGACCAGATACCCAGTCGAGTGAGAAGACGGTCAGTAGACAGTATCACCAGGGAGAGAGCATCTCGGCCACGTCGACGAAGGCCCAGTGAAGAGGCACTCAATATATCAG GTACATATCAAGACCTTCTCATCATCGAGCCAGCTATCCCTATCTTGATGGATTCAATGGTAGAccacaagaagaagaggaagtcgaGCAGCGGAACACTGAAGAGGTCAAAGTCCAATGCCAGCATAGTGGAAAATTCCACCTTATCCTCCAGGAGAGCAAAACGTATAGAGAAGCTTAACAAGTCAAGTGCAGGAGTACTATTCTGCGGGGACAAAA